One Synechococcus sp. Nb3U1 genomic window, CAGGGAGTACCTCTACTGTTGCTAGAAGCTTGAGAGGGGCTTTGGTTTGCTTAGGAGAGCGCATAAATTCTCAAGAGCATGAATACTTAGAGAAGAGAGAACAGAAAAACAGGTGGCTCCAGCCTAGACATGAACTTAAAACCTCAACTGTGTGCGAAGGCGACTCAGAACCTAACAGAGGTAAGCCTCGTCAGTAAATCAGTAGGCCACAATTCATCCCTCAACAACAGTCCGAGAAGAGCAATATCCCAGTTCAAGCTAGCTCAGTAAAAATACGGACAAGTTAAATGTGTAAGGCTTGCTACTTTTTGCATCTGTATTCAAGTTTAGTGGGAACAGCAACAGCCCATTCATTAAACATCTGTATTGCCACGTAATCTGACGGTACAGCTAGTATCTTAACAATAAATTTAGACAATTCTAAAGAAATAATTAAGAAAGATGGGACATAATTCTGATTGAGTTATAAAAGGCTCGTCAGCTTGCGTAGGATTACGGGCTAGGTCACTGGTGTCTGCGGTTAAGCGCAACTGGCTTAGTTGCCCTTCTCCAATTTGGTAAAGTCCGACAGGGCTATGGCGGGTTCAGAGGATTAGACGGGTTGCTTTGACTTTGGCGAATTCAGGGTCGAGCTTGTGATGGCTTCTTTCGCATCTGTTATGTCTGTGCTGTGGGGTAGAGATGGTTCGTGGGCTTCCTCAACACTTCATTTCTAAGGTTGCCAAGTGGCAATCTCTCTCTGCAACCGAGCAAGGACTCTTCTTGCAGGCGTTATTTCTTTTGGTAGGGGTTCGTTGTTTGCTCAAGCTACTCCCTTTCCGAATCTGGCGCTCCTTGCTACTGAAACTGACTACAACTCCGGTCAATCCCCCAGTCAATCCAAACAAAACGAAGGAAAGATGTAAGCAAGTGGAAGTTTCTCAGGTTATCCGGGCTGTCGAGCAATCAAGCCGGTTCATGCTGGGGGTGAAGTGTCTGGCTAGGGCGTTGACCACAGGAATCCTTCTGCAGCGCTATGGATTTGCTCCGGCACTGCAATTGGGGGTGAAGTTTGAACCTGCACGTGGATTTGTTGCCCATGCCTGGGTGGTCTGTAGCGGAAACGTGGTGATCGGGAAGTTGGTCGATCTAGAGCGGTACAACCTTCTGCCCTTACAGGAGGGGATCTTTCTATGAGCGGCATGGTGGGTCTTTGGGATTTTGAACGCGGACAAATTGAACCGCGACAACTGTGGGCCATGCTGGATCGGCTTGCCCATCGAGGGCCAGATGGCTTCGATATTTGGTGGAAGGATGGGATCGGCTTTGGCCACTGTGCGCTTTGGACAACGCCG contains:
- a CDS encoding lasso peptide biosynthesis B2 protein → MVRGLPQHFISKVAKWQSLSATEQGLFLQALFLLVGVRCLLKLLPFRIWRSLLLKLTTTPVNPPVNPNKTKERCKQVEVSQVIRAVEQSSRFMLGVKCLARALTTGILLQRYGFAPALQLGVKFEPARGFVAHAWVVCSGNVVIGKLVDLERYNLLPLQEGIFL